The following proteins are co-located in the Diaphorobacter sp. HDW4B genome:
- a CDS encoding 2Fe-2S iron-sulfur cluster-binding protein, translating into MSFAPRHFHELKVKRVSPEAAGAVAIAFDVPAALRDDFAFEPGQFLTLRAEINGQDVRRNYSISSPRNRFAHHGEIEIGIRPVENGVFSNWAATTVKAGDSLRVLPPDGRFTVKKPRAIHRVGFAGGSGITPILSIAASTLEEQPESKFTLIYGNRNMASIMFNEALQDLKDRYTDRFTMIHVLSGQAQEVDLLQGHINADKVNALISTFLPVKSMDEVFICGPEAMMDATEKALVELGVPASRVHTERFNAGAPSGAQIISIDAPKEKAARTVKLTVVLDGSEHKLAMAPTEHVLDAALDAGLDLPFSCKAGVCCTCRAKVLCGSVSMDKNFTLEADEVAQGFVLSCQARPVGDELTVSFDHR; encoded by the coding sequence ATGTCTTTTGCACCACGACATTTTCACGAACTCAAGGTCAAGCGCGTCAGCCCGGAAGCCGCAGGCGCGGTCGCCATCGCGTTCGATGTTCCCGCCGCGTTGCGCGATGATTTCGCGTTCGAGCCAGGCCAGTTTCTGACCTTGCGCGCCGAGATCAACGGCCAGGACGTGCGCCGCAATTATTCGATCAGCAGCCCGCGCAACCGCTTTGCGCACCATGGCGAAATCGAGATCGGCATTCGCCCCGTGGAAAACGGGGTGTTCTCCAACTGGGCCGCCACCACGGTCAAGGCCGGAGACAGTCTGCGCGTGCTGCCGCCCGATGGCCGCTTCACCGTGAAGAAACCACGCGCGATCCATCGTGTCGGTTTTGCGGGCGGATCGGGCATCACGCCGATTCTGTCGATCGCCGCGAGCACGCTCGAAGAGCAGCCCGAGTCGAAATTCACGCTCATCTACGGCAACCGCAACATGGCCAGCATCATGTTCAATGAAGCGCTGCAGGACCTGAAGGATCGCTACACCGACCGCTTCACGATGATCCACGTGCTGTCGGGACAGGCGCAGGAAGTGGACCTGCTGCAAGGCCACATCAACGCCGACAAAGTGAACGCGCTGATCTCCACTTTTCTGCCGGTCAAAAGCATGGACGAGGTCTTCATCTGCGGCCCCGAAGCGATGATGGACGCCACCGAAAAAGCCTTGGTCGAACTCGGCGTTCCTGCCAGTCGCGTGCATACCGAGCGCTTCAACGCAGGCGCTCCCAGCGGCGCGCAGATCATCAGCATCGATGCGCCCAAGGAGAAAGCTGCGCGCACCGTCAAGCTCACCGTGGTGCTCGATGGCTCGGAGCACAAGCTCGCGATGGCACCTACCGAACATGTGCTGGATGCAGCGCTCGATGCCGGGCTCGATCTGCCGTTTTCCTGCAAGGCAGGCGTGTGCTGCACCTGCCGCGCCAAGGTGCTGTGCGGCAGCGTCTCCATGGACAAGAATTTCACGCTCGAAGCCGACGAAGTCGCGCAGGGTTTTGTGCTGAGTTGCCAGGCGCGACCGGTGGGCGACGAACTGACGGTGAGCTTCGACCATCGTTGA
- a CDS encoding tripartite tricarboxylate transporter substrate binding protein — MHGISRRGVLTGAAAGAATLGWPQWSWASGKYPDKPVKVIVPFPAGGTTDVVARLVLQKLGEAMGQSFVVDNKGGANGAIGSEFVARAAPDGYTLLFNTAGAQTLSPVIYKSNYEALASFEPIGLVCDVGFVLIARKDLPANNLQELIALAKKTDKPLSASSGSSMLSLVTEQFKKAINAPSVINAQYKGTSPQMQAVVAGEVDISFDSFVSVEMIKAGKVKAIAVVMPQRAESFPQVPTLKELGIQGMEFGSWAGMLAPKGTPKPIVDELAAQLAKIVKMPDVIAKLKSYDYVPRFEGPEEFGKHIQSDTERWKRVVKETGFKIE, encoded by the coding sequence ATGCACGGGATTTCACGCCGGGGAGTTTTGACGGGTGCTGCCGCGGGTGCGGCAACGCTCGGGTGGCCGCAGTGGTCTTGGGCATCGGGCAAGTATCCCGACAAGCCGGTCAAGGTGATCGTGCCTTTTCCCGCAGGCGGCACGACCGACGTGGTCGCGCGTCTCGTGTTGCAGAAGCTCGGCGAGGCCATGGGCCAGTCGTTCGTGGTGGACAACAAGGGCGGTGCCAACGGTGCCATCGGCTCCGAGTTCGTCGCCCGCGCCGCGCCGGATGGCTACACGCTGTTGTTCAACACGGCAGGTGCGCAAACGCTCAGCCCGGTGATCTACAAGTCCAACTACGAAGCGCTCGCGAGCTTCGAGCCCATCGGGCTGGTCTGTGACGTGGGCTTTGTGCTGATCGCGCGCAAGGATTTGCCCGCCAACAATCTGCAGGAGCTGATCGCGCTGGCGAAGAAGACCGACAAGCCGCTGTCCGCATCGTCGGGCAGCAGCATGCTGTCACTGGTGACCGAGCAGTTCAAGAAGGCCATCAACGCGCCTTCGGTGATCAACGCGCAATACAAAGGAACCAGCCCGCAGATGCAGGCCGTGGTGGCGGGCGAGGTCGACATCTCGTTCGACTCGTTCGTCTCGGTCGAGATGATCAAGGCAGGCAAGGTCAAGGCGATTGCCGTCGTCATGCCGCAGCGCGCCGAATCGTTTCCGCAGGTTCCCACGCTCAAGGAACTGGGCATCCAGGGCATGGAATTCGGCTCATGGGCCGGCATGCTCGCGCCGAAGGGAACGCCCAAGCCCATCGTCGACGAACTCGCCGCCCAACTCGCCAAGATCGTGAAGATGCCGGACGTGATCGCCAAGCTGAAATCCTACGACTACGTGCCGCGCTTTGAAGGCCCGGAAGAATTCGGCAAGCACATCCAGAGCGACACGGAGCGTTGGAAACGCGTGGTGAAGGAAACCGGTTTCAAGATCGAGTGA
- a CDS encoding MATE family efflux transporter: MSTDSNRTTALPRPSPTRDLTKGPIVRTLFIFSLPILAGNVLQSLNGSINAMWIGRFLGEAALTATANANNVMFALIGMIFGVGMAATILVGQAMGAHNVQQAKRVLGTSATFFGAASIVIAAVGWPLARKLMEWMDTPAESLPLAEAYLQVIFLAIPLLYLFAFVSAVLRGAGDTKTPFWFLLLVVVLDTALNPLLIFGWGPVPKLGMTGSALATLVANGIGFALMLAWLRMRQHPLWIGSHELALFKPDLVILRTLVTKGLPMGAQILVISLAMIAMISMVNAYGVHTASAYGAALQLWTYVQMPAMAIGAACSSMAAQNVGSKLWDRVEATARAGVFCNIVMTGTLIAIIIFADRYMMGWFLPPGSEAIETARHLNHIAIGSFLFFGVTFVLSGVVRSTGAVMPPLIILAVAMWGIRVPVARFLQPWWGADAIWWSFPISAFCSMLAIVAYYRFGGWRKAHMLPTPAAASSAATVTRS; this comes from the coding sequence ATGTCCACCGATTCCAACCGAACGACCGCCCTGCCCAGGCCGTCGCCCACGCGCGACCTCACCAAGGGCCCCATCGTCCGCACGCTATTCATCTTTTCGCTGCCGATTCTGGCGGGCAATGTGCTGCAGTCGCTCAACGGATCGATCAACGCGATGTGGATCGGTCGCTTTCTCGGCGAGGCTGCGCTCACCGCCACGGCGAACGCCAACAACGTGATGTTCGCGCTGATCGGCATGATCTTCGGCGTGGGCATGGCGGCGACGATTCTGGTCGGCCAGGCCATGGGCGCGCACAACGTGCAGCAGGCCAAACGCGTGCTCGGCACCAGCGCCACGTTCTTTGGCGCGGCCTCCATCGTGATCGCTGCCGTGGGCTGGCCGCTGGCACGCAAGCTCATGGAGTGGATGGACACACCTGCCGAGTCGCTGCCGCTGGCCGAGGCCTATCTGCAGGTGATCTTTCTGGCGATTCCGCTGCTCTATCTGTTCGCCTTCGTCTCCGCCGTGCTGCGCGGCGCGGGCGACACCAAGACGCCGTTCTGGTTTCTGCTGCTGGTGGTGGTGCTGGACACCGCGCTCAACCCGCTGCTGATCTTTGGCTGGGGGCCTGTGCCCAAGCTCGGCATGACCGGCTCCGCACTCGCCACGCTCGTCGCCAACGGAATTGGCTTTGCGCTGATGCTGGCATGGCTGCGCATGCGCCAGCACCCGCTGTGGATTGGAAGCCATGAGCTGGCGCTGTTCAAGCCGGACCTGGTGATTCTGCGCACGCTGGTCACCAAAGGTCTGCCGATGGGTGCGCAGATACTGGTGATCTCGCTCGCGATGATCGCCATGATTTCGATGGTGAACGCATACGGCGTGCACACCGCCTCGGCCTACGGTGCGGCGCTGCAGCTCTGGACCTATGTGCAGATGCCCGCGATGGCGATCGGCGCGGCCTGCTCGTCGATGGCCGCGCAGAACGTGGGTTCCAAACTCTGGGACCGCGTCGAAGCCACGGCCCGCGCGGGCGTGTTCTGCAACATCGTGATGACCGGCACGCTCATCGCCATCATCATCTTCGCCGACCGCTACATGATGGGCTGGTTCCTGCCACCGGGCAGCGAGGCCATCGAAACCGCGCGCCACTTGAACCACATCGCCATCGGCTCGTTTCTGTTCTTCGGCGTGACCTTCGTGCTCTCGGGCGTCGTGCGCTCGACCGGCGCTGTGATGCCGCCGCTCATCATCCTGGCCGTCGCAATGTGGGGCATCCGCGTGCCGGTCGCGCGATTTTTGCAACCCTGGTGGGGCGCCGACGCGATCTGGTGGAGCTTTCCGATCAGCGCGTTCTGCTCGATGCTCGCCATCGTGGCGTATTACCGATTTGGCGGCTGGCGCAAGGCGCATATGCTGCCCACGCCTGCCGCCGCATCGTCAGCGGCCACGGTCACTCGATCTTGA